A portion of the Mytilus galloprovincialis chromosome 12, xbMytGall1.hap1.1, whole genome shotgun sequence genome contains these proteins:
- the LOC143055482 gene encoding toll-like receptor 4, producing MYLDSNRLQLVEPGALFMIPKTLKKLSIAENEFAYGEYLHEIFSVTVQEVNISYMGMSHYLMDKEEPCDKYFSESSSCGKEQDRYGQNTSNIININTFEPHFDGLIPVVIPYQLRKLHYRHCNIRYNLPELTLSNNLLEYIDASFNTFYDWRGPIHNLKHLKFLDLSNNYCSNVSEIFILREEHF from the coding sequence ATGTATTTAGATAGTAATCGCCTGCAGTTAGTCGAGCCGGGCGCTTTATTTATGATACCAAAAACACTGAAAAAGTTATCAATTGCAGAAAACGAATTTGCCTATGGTGAATATCTCCATGAGATATTTTCAGTGACAGTCCAGGAAGTTAATATATCTTACATGGGAATGTCGCATTATCTCATGGATAAGGAAGAGCCTTGTgataaatatttttcagaatCTTCATCTTGTGGAAAGGAACAAGATAGATATGGACAAAATACGAGCAACATAATCAACATTAACACCTTTGAGCCACATTTTGATGGTCTGATACCAGTCGTAATTCCATACCAGTTGAGAAAGCTTCACTATCGACATTGCAATATACGATATAATCTCCCCGAATTAACtttatcaaacaatttgttaGAATATATCGATGCTTCTTTTAATACTTTTTACGATTGGAGAGGACCTATTCACAATTTGAAGCATTTGAAATTTCTAGATCTGTCAAATAATTATTGCTCAAatgtttctgaaatatttattttacggGAGGAACACTTTTGA